From the Excalfactoria chinensis isolate bCotChi1 chromosome 1, bCotChi1.hap2, whole genome shotgun sequence genome, one window contains:
- the DDX17 gene encoding probable ATP-dependent RNA helicase DDX17 isoform X1, translated as MRGFGDRGRDRDRGGFGASRGGPLPPKKFGNPGERLRKKKWDLNELPKFEKNFYVEHPEVARLTPYEVEELRRKKEITIRGMEGCPKPVFAFHQCSFPQYVMDALMDQNFTEPTPIQCQGFPLALSGRDMVGIAQTGSGKTLAYLLPAIVHINHQPYLERGDGPICLVLAPTRELAQQVQQVADDYGKCSRLKSTCIYGGAPKGPQIRDLERGVEICIATPGRLIDFLEAGKTNLRRCTYLVLDEADRMLDMGFEPQIRKIVDQIRPDRQTLMWSATWPKEVRQLAEDFLQDYVQINVGNLELSANHNILQIVDVCMESEKDHKLIQLMEEIMAEKENKTIIFVETKRRCDDLTRRMRRDGWPAMCIHGDKSQPERDWVLNEFRSGKAPILIATDVASRGLDVEDVKFVINYDYPNSSEDYVHRIGRTARSTNKGTAYTFFTPGNLKQARELIKVLEEANQAINPKLMQLVDHRGGGGGGGGGRSRYRTSSSVNNPNLMYQEECDRRLRGVKEGRRDSGGFRDRERGDSYANGANKTYGSAYGSPNSAFGAAQSQYGYTQGSYGAAAYGTSGYGTAEYSASGYGASTTAATAGRTSQSTTQQQYAGMVGRSGQQPQPLMSQQFPQPPATNVMGYMGQTATYQYPPPPPPPPPSRK; from the exons TATGAAGTTGAAgaactgagaaggaagaaagagataaCAATTCGAGGAATGGAGGGCTGCCCCAAGCCTGTGTTTGCCTTCCACCAGTGTAGCTTTCCAC AGTATGTGATGGATGCCCTGATGGACCAGAATTTCACAGAACCCACTCCAATTCAGTGCCAAGGCTTTCCACTTGCTCTCAGTGGTCGTGATATGGTGGGCATTGCGCAGACTGGCTCCGGGAAGACACTCGCA taccTGTTGCCTGCAATTGTTCACATCAACCACCAGCCATATTTGGAGAGAGGGGATGGCCCAATT TGCCTGGTTCTTGCACCTACCAGGGAGTTGGCCCAGCAAGTGCAGCAAGTGGCTGATGATTATGGCAAATGTTCAAGGCTGAAGAGTACCTGCATTTATGGAGGAGCACCCAAAGGTCCCCAGATCAGAGATCTAGAAAGAG GTGTGGAGATCTGCATTGCTACACCAGGTCGCTTGATTGACTTCCTTGAGGCAGGAAAGACCAACCTTCGTCGGTGTACATACCTCGTGCTGGACGAGGCAGATAGGATGTTGGACATGGGCTTCGAACCCCAAATTCGCAAAATTGTTGACCAGATCCGG CCTGACAGACAGACTCTGATGTGGAGTGCCACCTGGCCCAAAGAAGTGCGCCAGCTTGCTGAGGACTTCCTGCAGGACTATGTTCAGATCAATGTGGGGAACTTGGAGCTGAGTGCCAACCACAATATCCTGCAGATAGTGGACGTGTGCATGGAGAGTGAGAAAGACCATAA ACTGATACAGCTGATGGAAGAAATCATGGcggagaaggaaaataagaccATCATCTTTGTGGAGACAAAGAGGCGATGTGATGATCTCACTCGAAGGATGCGCAGAGATGG TTGGCCAGCTATGTGTATCCATGGAGACAAGAGTCAGCCAGAAAGAGATTGGGTGCTTAATG aGTTTCGCTCTGGAAAGGCTCCTATCCTCATTGCTACCGACGTTGCATCTCGTGGGCTAG ATGTGGAAGACGTTAAATTTGTGATAAACTACGACTATCCGAACAGCTCTGAAGATTACGTGCACCGTATTGGCCGTACCGCGCGTAGTACCAACAAAGGTACTGCGTACACGTTCTTCACACCAGGGAACCTGAAACAAGCCAGGGAGCTTATCAAAGTGTTGGAAGAAGCCAATCAAGCCATCAATCCAAAGCTGATGCAGCTTGTGGAccacagaggaggaggaggtggtggtggag GAGGTCGTTCTCGTTACCGAACGAGCAGTTCAGTAAACAACCCTAACCTGATGTACCAGGAAGAGTGTGACAGGAGGCTCCGGGGAGTGAAAGAGGGCCGGAGAGACTCAGGTGGCTTCAGAGACCGTGAGCGTGGTGACAGTTATGCCAACGGAGCCAACAAGACCTATGGCAGTGCCTACGGGAGCCCAAATTCTGCTTTTGGGGCAGCACAAAGCCAGTATGGTTACACTCAAGGGAGCTATGGAGCAGCTGCCTATGGCACGAGTGGCTATGGCACTGCAGAGTACAGTGCTAGTGGCTATGGTGCCAGCACCACAGCTGCCACCGCTGGGAGAACCTCACAGAGCACTACCCAACAGCAGTATGCAGGGATGGTGGGGCGCTCAGGCCAGCAGCCACAGCCGCTCATGTCACAACAGTTTCCTCAGCCCCCTGCCACTAATGTGATGGGCTATATGGGACAGACTGCCACCTACCAGTACCCACCCccgcccccaccccccccaccctcacGCAAATGA
- the DDX17 gene encoding probable ATP-dependent RNA helicase DDX17 isoform X2: MRGFGDRGRDRDRGGFGASRGGPLPPKKFGNPGERLRKKKWDLNELPKFEKNFYVEHPEVARLTPYEVEELRRKKEITIRGMEGCPKPVFAFHQCSFPQYVMDALMDQNFTEPTPIQCQGFPLALSGRDMVGIAQTGSGKTLAYLLPAIVHINHQPYLERGDGPICLVLAPTRELAQQVQQVADDYGKCSRLKSTCIYGGAPKGPQIRDLERGVEICIATPGRLIDFLEAGKTNLRRCTYLVLDEADRMLDMGFEPQIRKIVDQIRPDRQTLMWSATWPKEVRQLAEDFLQDYVQINVGNLELSANHNILQIVDVCMESEKDHKLIQLMEEIMAEKENKTIIFVETKRRCDDLTRRMRRDGWPAMCIHGDKSQPERDWVLNEFRSGKAPILIATDVASRGLDVEDVKFVINYDYPNSSEDYVHRIGRTARSTNKGTAYTFFTPGNLKQARELIKVLEEANQAINPKLMQLVDHRGGGGGGGGRSRYRTSSSVNNPNLMYQEECDRRLRGVKEGRRDSGGFRDRERGDSYANGANKTYGSAYGSPNSAFGAAQSQYGYTQGSYGAAAYGTSGYGTAEYSASGYGASTTAATAGRTSQSTTQQQYAGMVGRSGQQPQPLMSQQFPQPPATNVMGYMGQTATYQYPPPPPPPPPSRK; encoded by the exons TATGAAGTTGAAgaactgagaaggaagaaagagataaCAATTCGAGGAATGGAGGGCTGCCCCAAGCCTGTGTTTGCCTTCCACCAGTGTAGCTTTCCAC AGTATGTGATGGATGCCCTGATGGACCAGAATTTCACAGAACCCACTCCAATTCAGTGCCAAGGCTTTCCACTTGCTCTCAGTGGTCGTGATATGGTGGGCATTGCGCAGACTGGCTCCGGGAAGACACTCGCA taccTGTTGCCTGCAATTGTTCACATCAACCACCAGCCATATTTGGAGAGAGGGGATGGCCCAATT TGCCTGGTTCTTGCACCTACCAGGGAGTTGGCCCAGCAAGTGCAGCAAGTGGCTGATGATTATGGCAAATGTTCAAGGCTGAAGAGTACCTGCATTTATGGAGGAGCACCCAAAGGTCCCCAGATCAGAGATCTAGAAAGAG GTGTGGAGATCTGCATTGCTACACCAGGTCGCTTGATTGACTTCCTTGAGGCAGGAAAGACCAACCTTCGTCGGTGTACATACCTCGTGCTGGACGAGGCAGATAGGATGTTGGACATGGGCTTCGAACCCCAAATTCGCAAAATTGTTGACCAGATCCGG CCTGACAGACAGACTCTGATGTGGAGTGCCACCTGGCCCAAAGAAGTGCGCCAGCTTGCTGAGGACTTCCTGCAGGACTATGTTCAGATCAATGTGGGGAACTTGGAGCTGAGTGCCAACCACAATATCCTGCAGATAGTGGACGTGTGCATGGAGAGTGAGAAAGACCATAA ACTGATACAGCTGATGGAAGAAATCATGGcggagaaggaaaataagaccATCATCTTTGTGGAGACAAAGAGGCGATGTGATGATCTCACTCGAAGGATGCGCAGAGATGG TTGGCCAGCTATGTGTATCCATGGAGACAAGAGTCAGCCAGAAAGAGATTGGGTGCTTAATG aGTTTCGCTCTGGAAAGGCTCCTATCCTCATTGCTACCGACGTTGCATCTCGTGGGCTAG ATGTGGAAGACGTTAAATTTGTGATAAACTACGACTATCCGAACAGCTCTGAAGATTACGTGCACCGTATTGGCCGTACCGCGCGTAGTACCAACAAAGGTACTGCGTACACGTTCTTCACACCAGGGAACCTGAAACAAGCCAGGGAGCTTATCAAAGTGTTGGAAGAAGCCAATCAAGCCATCAATCCAAAGCTGATGCAGCTTGTGGAccacagaggaggaggaggtggtggtggag GTCGTTCTCGTTACCGAACGAGCAGTTCAGTAAACAACCCTAACCTGATGTACCAGGAAGAGTGTGACAGGAGGCTCCGGGGAGTGAAAGAGGGCCGGAGAGACTCAGGTGGCTTCAGAGACCGTGAGCGTGGTGACAGTTATGCCAACGGAGCCAACAAGACCTATGGCAGTGCCTACGGGAGCCCAAATTCTGCTTTTGGGGCAGCACAAAGCCAGTATGGTTACACTCAAGGGAGCTATGGAGCAGCTGCCTATGGCACGAGTGGCTATGGCACTGCAGAGTACAGTGCTAGTGGCTATGGTGCCAGCACCACAGCTGCCACCGCTGGGAGAACCTCACAGAGCACTACCCAACAGCAGTATGCAGGGATGGTGGGGCGCTCAGGCCAGCAGCCACAGCCGCTCATGTCACAACAGTTTCCTCAGCCCCCTGCCACTAATGTGATGGGCTATATGGGACAGACTGCCACCTACCAGTACCCACCCccgcccccaccccccccaccctcacGCAAATGA
- the KDELR3 gene encoding ER lumen protein-retaining receptor 3, with translation MNIFRILGDVSHLLAIIILLVKIHRSKSCAGISGKSQILFALVFTTRYLDLFTTFISIYNTVMKVIFLLCSYITVYMIYVKFRKTFDRENDSFRLEFLLVPVTGLSFLENHSFTPLEILWTFSIYLESVAILPQLFMISKTGEAETITTHYLFFLGLYRALYIANWVWRYHTEKFYDQIAVVSGVVQTIFYCDFFYLYVTKVLKGKKLSLPMPV, from the exons ATGAACATCTTCCGCATCCTGGGGGACGTCTCCCACTTGTTGGCCATCATCATCCTGCTGGTGAAGATCCACAGGTCCAAGTCCTGCGCTG GTATCTCGGGAAAAAGCCAGATTCTTTTTGCCCTTGTCTTCACAACCCGCTACCTGGACCTTTTCACAACCTTCATCTCCATCTACAACACCGTGATGAAG GTCATTTTTTTGCTCTGTTCCTACATCACCGTGTACATGATCTACGTGAAATTCAGGAAAACATTTGACAGAGAGAACGACTCCTTTCGCCTGGAGTTCCTCCTGGTCCCCGTCACCGGCCTCTCCTTCCTGGAAAACCACAGCTTCACCCCCCTGGAG ATACTCTGGACCTTCTCCATCTACCTGGAGTCCGTCGCCATCCTCCCTCAGCTCTTCATGATCAGCAAGACAGGGGAAGCCGAGACCATCACAACGCATTACCTTTTCTTCCTCGGCCTCTATCGCGCCCTCTATATCGCCAACTGGGTCTGGCGCTACCACACCGAGAAGTTCTATGACCAGATCGCTGTGGTCTCCGGGGTGGTACAGACCATCTTCTACTGCGACTTCTTCTATCTCTACGTTACCAAAG TcctaaaaggaaagaagctcaGCCTTCCGATGCCTGTTTGA